From the Lathyrus oleraceus cultivar Zhongwan6 chromosome 4, CAAS_Psat_ZW6_1.0, whole genome shotgun sequence genome, one window contains:
- the LOC127137532 gene encoding U11/U12 small nuclear ribonucleoprotein 31 kDa protein, with translation MSSKKKHKRKHSDNDEDDDVFYYRYCASSSTPNTTTGTTSSNQPQSKPNNKGSSIGGTGEPLAPSKSTLYVSNLDYSLTNSDLHTLFSTFGRIARVTVLKDRHTRLSRGVAFVQFVSRNDAQRAVAEMNKKILNGRTLTASIAADNGRAPEFIRKRVYNTETALCYECGGHGHLSYECPKNQLGPRPRPQPKKPRRGFSGLRDRDGEEEGDDDEEEEGQIAAEQFDDNWASVVDDEAGERLLGRNRNDDEGLDNNKTKKKGKKAGYFSDESDHDDDD, from the coding sequence ATGTCAAGCAAGAAGAAACACAAACGAAAACACAGCGACAACGATGAAGACGACGACGTTTTCTACTACCGCTACTGCGCTTCGTCCTCAACCCCCAACACCACCACCGGCACCACATCCAGTAATCAACCCCAATCAAAACCGAACAACAAAGGATCATCAATAGGAGGAACAGGTGAACCCTTAGCACCATCAAAATCGACGCTATACGTTTCTAATCTAGATTACTCCCTAACAAACTCCGATCTCCATACGCTCTTCTCTACTTTCGGCCGCATCGCGCGTGTAACCGTTCTCAAAGACCGTCACACGCGCCTAAGCCGCGGTGTCGCGTTTGTCCAATTCGTTTCTCGTAATGACGCCCAACGCGCCGTGGCGGAGATGAATAAGAAGATTCTCAATGGAAGGACTCTAACTGCTTCTATTGCTGCTGATAATGGACGTGCTCCGGAGTTTATTCGGAAGCGCGTGTACAATACTGAGACTGCTTTGTGTTATGAGTGTGGGGGGCATGGTCATTTGTCGTATGAGTGTCCTAAGAATCAGTTGGGGCCGAGGCCGCGGCCTCAGCCTAAGAAGCCGCGACGGGGATTTAGTGGGCTGAGGGATAGGGATGGGGAGGAGGAAGGTGATGATGATGAGGAGGAGGAGGGTCAGATTGCTGCGGAGCAGTTTGACGATAATTGGGCTTCTGTTGTGGATGATGAAGCGGGTGAAAGGTTGCTGGGGAGAAACAGAAATGATGATGAGGGTTTGGACAACAACAAGACgaagaagaaagggaagaaaGCTGGGTATTTCAGTGATGAGAgtgatcatgatgatgatgattga